Genomic DNA from Dermochelys coriacea isolate rDerCor1 chromosome 27, rDerCor1.pri.v4, whole genome shotgun sequence:
TATTATCTTTTAAACTCATGACTTTTGGGGCCTGGCTCATGGCTTTTGGTCAGGTGGGTTTAGCAGCCCTGGGAGGGAGCCTGGCCTGACAGTGCAGCAAATGTCCCTCTGGCGGCCAAAGCCCTGCCATGAGTTCCCAGAAACCCTGGCTCCATTGGCTGTTCTCCACACCAAGGCCAGCACATTCCTGACAGTCCAACCAGAATTCTCTCGCCATCCCTGCCCAGACCCCACCCACGTCACCTCCCGCCCAGTGCTGCCATCCCAAATCCAGCCTGACGCTGTCAGCTGACTAACAGACTGTAGTCCCAATCTCTCCCCAGGCCTGCCAGGAGGAGGAGAACCCCACCCCGGTGTATGTGAACATACAGGAGCTCCGGCAGCTATCGGCAGTCActgacccctccccgccccagcactGCCCTAGCAGCATCCTCGCGGACTGGGAGACCCATACGGACACGGGCAGCGGGCACTTGTTCTACTACAACTCCGTGACGGGCGAGACCACCTGGGATTCCCCGTTCGGGTGCCCAGAAGATGGAATGagtcctgctccctctcccttgcCGTCTCTTGCCCCCAGCCCCGCAGTGGCCGAATGGGGCCAGTACGTGGATGATGCCAGTGGCCAGGTGTTTTTCTATAATTCAGTAACGGGTGAGACATCGTGGGAGCTGCCCCCGGCTGCAGACGAGCCCAGCACTCAGGAGATGCAGCCCGCAATTGCACAGTACAGACCCATGGATCAGAGGGTGAGCCACCAGGAGGAGCAGGAGTGAGAGAAAAGCTGGCTGGTCCAGGAGGGAGGAACAAGGGGGAGCCTGAGCCAGTAGCTCTGGGAAGTGCAGGTGATGGCTGGATTTGGTGAGGTGCAGCATGGAACAGAGCTGACTGGGCTGGGTGGATTCTGGGTGGTGGTCTGGGGAATAAACCAGGGAGGTGTTGGGGATCTCCAGGATCCAGGGAACCGCGGGAGAATCCTGCTGGGTTCTCTCCTCTCTGCGATGGGGTCTGGGGAGCTCACCGAGGTGGGGCACAGGGAGCAtgtggaaggaggaggggtgcatAGAAGTGATCTCTCTTATGTTCTCAGCCACCGACTCCAGAAACGGACTATCCGGATCTGTCCCCCGAGGAGCTGGACGGTTACCCGGAGGAGGACTATTCCCCGGTGGGGTCCTACGAGCAGAGCACCTACCCTTACCTTCTGCCGGGGAGATCCCCCAGGCACTCAGCAGAGCTGAGTCCCTCTCCGGGCTGGTGCAGCCAGAACAACCCCGAGGGGCAAGCCTTCTACCCTGACCATTTCACCTCGGACACGGTGCGAAGTGTGGCCCTGGCGAGGAGCCGGTGGGGGCGTGGGAGTAATTGGAGGGAGACGAGAGCCAGGCAGGATGTACGGGGTttgaaaggaggaggaaatggagCCTGATGGGTCTTGGGGAGGAGTCGGGGTGGAAGTGGAACGGGGGGGAGTGAAGGGGCATtggggcagcacaaggaaggGGAGGATGATGTGTGCTGGAGACTCCACCTGCCCTTTGAATGATCTGGCAAACCCCTGGGCTGCGGAGGTGGTGGAGGGGCACCTGAGGAGAAAGGCCGAGAACAGACTGACCTGGGGTCCCTGTGGGTCACAGAGCTGTTCCCCAAGGAAGATGGGAAGGTGGGCACAGTCCACCTGAGTGCTGGATTTCCCCAGAGGCGCTCAGCAGTGAGGGAGCAGGagcaaaggaagcaggtgccGGGGGGAGCCCAGGTGGGCAccagtggcagggaggggagtgagAGAGTTCAGCGGGCTCAGTGGGAGTGAAGGGATATCTGTacagagtgggggggagggggctgagcagaGTCTGGGGATGACAGCTGGGGAGTTCCCAGCATTAAAGGGCTAATGCTCAGGAGACCCAGAGCTctggggcagcggggctgggcAAGGAGAAGGCTGAGCATCTTGCTGCTGCCAAACGTGTGTTCGTGagtttcaaggccagaagggactgtgcTGACCCTCCCGTCCATCCTGCATGACCCAGCCCAGAGAACCTTCCCACGGCAAGGCCAGAACCCCTGATGGAGCAAGAGCAGTGGTGGTGACCGAGGTCTTGGGCCCTATGCTGGGTGCTGGACGTGCACGTACCAAACATGGGCCCTGCCCGAGAGACCACCTAGTCTGGGGCTCTGCCTAGCCTTGAGTTCTGAGCTGCCCCAGTGCAAGCCCCGTTTCACCCCAGAGCAGCCAGTCCATGCTCTGGGATTACAGCTGTGCCACCCGCTGTCGGGACCGGGCCTATGACAGAGCTGAAAAGCAAAGTAACTCTGAGTCCCTCAAGGGTGGGGTGGCTTTAAATAGGCTGGCCAGGCAGAAAAGGCAGCTGCGCTTCATGGAAGCTTTGAGGTGGAGCTGGCCCCTGCTCTTGTGGGGGATACAGGGCTCCCTGCAAACACTGGTGTTCTCCAGCCCAGGAAGGGGCTGTGCCGAGGGGagcctgccccatcccagcactGTTCCGCAGTGTCGGCACGGGGCCTGCTCAGTGGAGCTAGTGGCAGATACTTTTAAAGCaaaccctccttcccctgccaggCGCCTGGCTCGTGGGGCCATGGGGATGGGCTGGAGAATGGGCTGGCCAGTGATATCAGGGTTTCTGCCTGCTAAGCTCAGGGCAGTCCTATCTCACGCCACAGGCTGTACCCCTGAGCCTCGCAGAAATTCTCACGctggccagggactagcctctgAGCCATCAGGTACTGGCTACAGTGTGAAGATGAAGGCTAGGCATGGTGGGTTTGCTTTGCCTGCTGCCACTTTTGGTCAGGGGTGATTCACTCCAGGCAGCAGAGTGATGCCAGAGGGCACAGAGGAGGTGCCAGGAAAGTGGAGGACAACATGGTCTTGTGGCCAGGGCACTGGCCTGGCGTgtggcagacctgggttctattcccagcattgccctgctgggtgaccttgggtgagcCCCTGCTTCTCGGCTgcttctgtcccctcccctcccctcccaacttTGGTGTGTTCAGAAGAAGTTCTTTGCTGTCCCTTACTCTGCgtgtacagctcccagcacaatggggtttgCTGGCTGGGGCTCTCAGCGCTAGTGATAAATATGGTTTGTGACTAACTAGTATCCGCTTTCAGGTCTCTGTGCCAGGGAGTCACCGGAGAGCGAGCAGTGGATCCAGTCAGGACAGCAGcccctttgccagctggcacaACTGCATGCCAGCGATCCTCATCCAGAAAGAGGAGAAGGTGAGGGAGATGGCTGGGCTCATTTTGCTGATGGGGTCCTGGGCAGGGCATGCACCTGTGCTGGCTCCTTTGGATCTGTCAGCAGACCTTACTTTAACTCTGGGCTTTGGTGCCGTTCCCCAACAGTTTCTGTTCACCTGCCTGGGTccctgtgggggtggcacctgcatggctggggctgggcagctgtTGTAGTGCCCAGGCTGGCTAACTCAAGGGGTACTATAGCTCTTGAGTGATTGTGACCATAAAGGACATATGCAGGGATCCACAGACCTGAGCTCCACAGCGGCGCCTGAGTCTGAGAGGGGTGTTCGCGGAAGGCAGCTCCTTAGGCCAGGAACTGCTCCGGGATTTGCTCAGTTAATTCAGTCTGTCCCACAACCCTACTGCCATTCAgcatctcctctcctctcctgacCCCACCCCGTCAGCGTGCAGCTGCTGGGCCTCGCATCAGGGAGATGCTGTAGCATGTGCCTGACTTGAAGCGCGTGGGTCACCTCGTGGATTTCAATGGGCGTGCTTGTGTGGGCTTCCAACTAAATGTGTGCTCCGAAAACTACCTGAAATAGGGCCCTGGGGCAAGTTATTTTCCTGGTGAGCTTGTGATCCAGATGCCCAACTGAAAACCCATGGGTGTTTTCCCAGTGCTTACTGGGCAGGAAGGGAGATGGCACTAgggcaggccctgtccccactagAATGGCGCATTGTGGCCACTGCAGCAGTGGTACTGATGATCGGCTGTCTGAAAGCCGGTTTCCCTTGGGAAATGCTCGCGGGGCGGATTTAAACCCTGACTTGTCTTTGATTTCAGTTCAAAAGCCTGGACAAGGCTGGAGTTCTTTACCGGACAAAAACAGCTGATAAAGGAAAGCGATTACGGTAAGAGAGTCTCAGTGTGGCAAGAAGCACCAGGGCAGCCCTCCGACACCTGGCCTGCCACAGAGCAAACGCTGCTCTCAGCCTGTTTGGCTCAGTGCTGGGGAACTCGCAGTCCAACTCACTGTGTCATCTcgtagatcccaaggccagaagggaccattgtgatcacccaGTCTGACCCCTGGATAatggccagagaacttccccacaataattcccagagcagagcttttagagaaacatccaaccttgatttaaaaattgtgttagtgattctccatcactgactaccCTCAGTAACTTGTTCCGGTGGCTAATGACCCTCCCTGTTAaacatttacaccttatttccagtctgaatctgtctagctttaacttccagccattggcttgtGATAGACCTTACTCTGCTAAACTGAAagcccattattaattatttgttccccatgtaggtacttgcagactgtgatcaagtcaccccttcaccttctccttgttaagctACATAGATGGAGCATCTTGAGTCTATAACTAGGCTAAACTCTGAGCTTTCGTtccccccagcacacagccccagtGCTGGAAGCAGATTGTAAGTCCCCACTTCTTGTTTTCCTGGGAGTGCATATTGTTCAGCCAGCGATTTCTAAAGCCAGAAGAAACCATTGCGATCACCTAGCCTCACTTCTTGCATAACTCAGGCCAGAACTTTCATCCAGCGACTCGCATGGGCAGCTCCCCGTCTCGTGACATGGCTGCCCATGAATGGTACAACTGCAGCCCACCCATGCAATCCCATTGTGACCCAGGGGGTGAGCTGTGGGGACAAGTGCACATTGGCGTCTTACTAACCAGGAGGCTGTTCCGCTCCAAGTATCTCATAAGCAACTGATTAAATCTGTTCTGGGAGGGTGTGGCTGGTCCATGGCTGGTCCTAATTGAGGTCCAGTTTGCATTCGCAGCTAAGGCTTACAGAGGAAAAGGATAAAGCTGTAAGTGACCGATGCTGAGCATACTCATTGGGCAACCTGCTACCATTCTAACCTCCTGACCAAGCAGGTGACATTGCAGTGGGGCTGAGGGAACAGCACTTTCCCCCTGCacagcttccccagggctctggcaggacCAGGGCAGGGTGGCTCCCTGGACAATCTGGGGGTAGGAGAGATTGAATTGAACCCCATGGGGAAGCTGACTTAATTGCCTTGCCCCAGCGCAGCCTCAGCTGTGTTAAGGCAGAAGAGCTTTCCAAACACATGGGCTGCATGACAGTCAGATGTGCCGATCTGTTGATACAGGAGCCTCTGAGGTGGCTGTTAAGGTGGAGAGTTGAATGAATCCAGGGGACGTGCTGCTGCGGGGTATGGTTGGAGATAGGAGCAAAAGCCTCTGGGCGCCTGGTAGCGTGTTACTAAGCACTGTAGGCAATATGGAGGTGGCAAGGAATAAAGGAGACTTTTCCCATAACTTCTTATTTCCCTGGTTTTAAGGTTTGGGGGGTCTGGGGGTTGTTTTGCTTGTTCTGTCACTAAAGGGAGACATGTCACTAACGAGTTGTTTGTGTTCACGATATTAACTGCTGGGACGGGAGGAGTCCactctgtcacagatttcctgtgtgatcttgggtcaGGTCATTCGGTGTCACTGTGTGTAACCGGGGGTGACTGCAGCATGCACAGCCAGACCCAAGCTAGCCTGGATCTCGCTAGCCCAAGTGCCGAGAGCAATGGAGCCGCAGCAGTGTGTTCTCCAGTGCTGTGAGCCACTCAAGTCGGTGCTTGAGCCACTCAAGTCAGGGTATGGGTGGGATCGTACAGCCTGCACGGAAGTCTGTTCTGCCCCGGGCTTCACTGCTGTTGGTACCTGCGCTAGCTAGATTAGAGATAGCTTGGGTCTGTCTACATGTGCGGCAGTCACCCCCGCCTGCAGTGTCAACGTGTTCCCTGTGTTTCCCCGTGTGTGCAATGGGGTGATAGCCGTacgcagtggtgagctggagtcagttcgcaccggttcattggaaccagttgttaaatttagaagcccttttagaaccggttgtcccaaCTCCaggctgattcacgggaagccgggggtggggggagaagcagagcggggcggcgcattcaggggcgGAGGTGGAGGCGGGGCGGagctgaggtgagctggggccgggcgcggggcggggcggggcgctgccggtgggggctctgcacccaccaaatttcccccatgggggctccagccctggagcacccacagagtcagtgcctaaggtgccacttttaatgtgatcagtggggggagcagccgctccccatGCTTCCTCCCTAGCTACGCTCCCCCTGCCCCTAGgtgccagagggacctgccagacgcttcctgggagctgccccaggttaGCAcccccgggactccccacctcgccccccagcaggtccctctggctcctaagggcggggtgggcacccactatgatGGCCCACatgaccctcctgcctggttctgggggcagtcagggaacagccagaggggggatggatggggtaggggtcccgggCAGGGGGTTGCGTCAAGGAACgtggggagttggatgggtcaggagtcccAGGGGCCCGGGGTGGGccacaaccccctcgtggggtgtggcggggaaccggttgttaagattttggcagctcatcactggccgTACTCCACAGGGCTGTTCAGATACTAGGGTGAGGAGGGCCCTGGAAGCACCTGAGCTAGGGAGACTAAACTAGGAAAGTCTCAGCCAGTCCCGCTCTTTGAGGGTGTTGTCACAATTTTTTAGGCATTCTGCAAATTTCTCCAAATTTGGCAAGATCCAGCCTCCATTCTAAGACGAGACTGAGGTGGGATTTGCTCTCCTGCTATGGCCTTTATACAGCACTGCACCATCCTCCAGGGGCCAGGACAGTCACAGAGCTGCCTAGGGGACAATTCCCCCAGTCCAAGCTCTGTGCAGGGGTTTGTCTTCAGTGCAGAGTTATCCTCGGCACTtacccctgtcccatccccacacacaacTCCCATGCCCAAGTGGGGTGCAGCTTTCAACTCGGCTTAGCTTGCCCATTGCGGGCCTTGGTTAGATCCCTGGGTCTGCCTTCCCTGGGGTTGGTAACCTGCACACACAGCAGTGAGGACGGAGGCTAAGCCACTGCAGCCCTCCAGCGCCTTCccacaattacctcctgtgtgcCCACAAGGGCAGAGGATCACAGAGCAGCTCAGCATagtgcagcacaaagaaccagggGCTGCCCTACTGAAATCCTAGTGACACGCATGGGGGAGCACAGCACTGGCTGCTCACACCTGGGCTAGGCTGAACCGGTGCCGATCCTTCAGACTAGCTCTGCGGTGAAGACACCCTGGTCAGCCTGAGGGCTACAGTATCCCAGCTCACCAGAAGGGCCCATGGGCAGTCCTGGGGATGCCAGAACCTAGAACAGCTCCTggctattatacaggaggtcagatgagattataacggtcccttctggctttgaaatctatgCACCTGCTGTTGCAAACATTCACGTTTTGAGCAAACTTGCCAGGAGCTCCCTGCCCCTAGCCTGAGCAGCCTGCAGTGGGATGCAGGGTTAGGTAGACAATGTTCATTTGGGTctaacctccccttcccctccccagctggctcccctccccttccagacAGCAAAGGGCTGCGCCAGCATCTGGCCGCAGACCAGCAAACTCGGCACTTCTCCCTGTGTACAGCTCCaagtgtggggaggaggattTTTACGTAGGACTCCCGGACCAACCGGCACTGAAGGAACCAGTGTCTCCTTAGGAAGTGAGGAGGTCATTGACGGAAGAGGCTGTGCCATGCGTAGGGCTGCCCCCCACCTTCCCTTCCTCAGTTGGCAGGATGGGAACAGGGTCCTGCCAGCATAACCGGCATCTGGGTTTAATGCTTTCCTCACCATTCCTCCCCCAGGAAGAACTGGAGCTCATCCTGGACCGTCCTGGAGGGGGGCATCTTGACCTTTTTTAAGGAGTCGAAACATTTGTCCTCCAGCAGCTTGGTGAGTTGCCAGCCTTTGGCTACTGTCCTTGCGAGGCCCAAGTTGAAAGCTGCTGATGGGCTGCAGGCTGCTCACCAGCACAACAATTTCCTGGCCCTTCCCCATGTTTCCCAGCCCCTGGCTTGTACCCTCCCTCCTTCATCACCCTGCAGGAGCTGCTTCCCAGGTACCAAGCAAGCTTTCTGCAAGGAGCAAAGTGTGCAAGCAGCCTCTGGGCCTGGCTGACTTGTCTCCCAATTGACCCTGAAAATAGTGGGGCCATAGACTCCTAGAAtctcggggttggaagggacctcaggaggagtCGAGACAAAGCAGGGCTTTGTCAGTCGATTTGACCAGTTGAATCCTGCTCTGGAATCTGAAATTGGGTGACATTCCCTAGAGTATGTGGCTTGCATTCAAAAATTCCCCTGTTCATGTGGCTCCCAGACCCCTTCTAGGCACTGGATGCTAGTGGAGTGACTCGGCAGGGGCAGAGACAGAGCTGCTCAGCAAGGGCTATTTTCCCCCTCCCGGATTAGTGTTTATAATAAGAGACGCAAGTAAGTTACCACCAGCGACAAAGGAAACCCAGAACTCGCGCACTTGGCCTTCAAGCTGTGGTCAGAGCCGCTCGAAATAGGGAAGGCTGCTCACAGCGCTGGTGGGTGTTGTCACACAGCTCAGGGCTGATGTGGGCTTGCAACACTTTTGGCGGCATTTTGCAgcaaggggaagagaaagagggcAAGAGAAGAAATGTATCTGCAAGGAGCTCCATGCTCCAAGCAGGCCCCTAGCCAGACGCAGCAACGTCAACATCCATGCACAGTGAAGGGCACTCTATAGGGCCCCACTCCTATTTCTGCAAACTCTGTCGCTGAGGGTCAACCAGTGTGGACAGCTGTGCTCATGTGTGGgggtaaattaataaaaattttgCATCTGGGGAGCCCTTCAGTCCACTGAAATGCCTGATGCAATTTCCTGACTGGTGGACAATGGGGGCTGGGATTTCAAAGGAACCTCAGGGACTAAGGTGCCAAatccccactgaaatctatgggatTTGGGTCCCTAACTGCCTTAGGCAGACAAGCCCTAGGGAAACTGACCAGAAGAGCAATTGTGGAATAGAAATGTAACTCTCTGGAGGTGGATTAAGCTAACCCAGGAAAAGGCACTCTTCTTCTGGAATAAGAGAGTCCATACAGGGagataatcagaaataaatattgcTCTTGTAATTCAAACCCTCCCTGATTCTGGATTAGTTCCCGATGTATACTTGCTCTGTGGAAAGTCCCAGCCCACAAGGTTGGAGCAGACAGACTTTTTTGCTATTCCACAGGGGATTAAAGTGCCTGGTTATTTCGCTGACATTTCCCAGTGGAAAGTTGTGTTCTATTAGAAAAACTCAGCAAACCACATGCACACCAGAGCCCTGGCCCCCCGACACAAAACCAGTAACCATGTGCCCAATGCCAGCATGACTGACGTACcagagagagaatccaggagGGGACGTTCCTCGCCTTTATGGGAGAATTCTGTGCTGGCCCCCTAGCCTGTCACCCTCTTCTCATCCAGATTGCTTCAGATGCGAGTTCTGCTCCCACTAGCATTTAGCTCTAGGCACAGTTATAGTGGAGATGCAGCTTCCATCAACAAAAGTGtggttttgctggtatagtttataCCAGTTCAGAATGAGCTCTCCCAGCAAAAGGACTTTTGGGCCAGTACAACTGTGTCAACGCTAGGTTTTTTGCCTGGATTAAAATGTCATGAAAATATTGCACCCCTTCCTGCTATTGCTATCCAGGCAAAAGTTTCTAGTATTGCCTTAGTCTTAGAAATACTCGTGGCAATCTCGGTGTCCAATCCAGGGGAGGGTTGCATTACATTTTTAACTATGGCCCATGAGCATCAGTGCACGCAGATCTCCCAGTGACCTCAGTAGGAGGCACAAATTAAATAGTTAATGATAAGTCAGTTATCATCACTGAGCTGTACCCCTAGCCCTTCTCCCTGATGTGGTTACTAGGGGCCGGCAGAGTTCATTCTTCTCTGAGCTATTGTTCCAGGCTTTCTGTAGACATCACTGCAAAGTCACACACTGCTTATGCTGGGGTGGTTCACTCTGCAACCACGAGTGGTAGAACTATGGTGGTTTTGTTTCTAAAGAAAGCTGCAATGCTGCAGATGGTGAGAGAGTTCTGGCACCTCTCATGGCTTTATCCAAGGTCTCCTGAtctttgatgtttttcttaaagccccaactcctgcaaacatgattaggggtagggtgaccagatgtcccatttttaaagggacagtcccattttttgggactttttcttatataggtgcctattaacccccccccccccgtccccttttttcacagttgctgtctggtccCCTAATTaggtgagaatttcagctttcagttttaaaaaaggaagtttctactcttgtggttgtggagaaaaagcTGGGAAACACAATCCCAAATGGCTCCAGCACCCAGAGGCAAAGGAAAACACCCCATAGTAGTAGTATtttaaactcatgatttttaagccaatcagaTGGTTTTtttggagcctgactcatgattgttGCCTGCTTGGGCTCAGTGATGCAGCAGATATGCTGCAGGCCTGATCAGCACTCTGAGCCGCTAGGGTTTGAATCCTTTGGTCTATGCCAATAGAATGAAACCGTATTAACCTCTGATCAGCTTGCTTCAGTGCAGCTGACTCTGGGCGAGGTGTCCTGTGAGAGGCGCtcggtggctgggagccagaaggcCTAGATTCTAACCCCTACTCTGTGTTCCCATGGCATGACCTGACTCCTGCTGGACCTGTCTCCATTGGCCCATGGCAATTGGAGTGAGGAGGGGTTGCCCTCTGCCAGTTCAGATGGAACAAGAAGCTGATCAGGGTCCTCTCCTCCAAGGTTCTAGCCACCTTGTGCTGGGTCTGGCACCGGGCTGGGCTTCCCTTCATACCTGCAGCCACGTTGCGTGTAGAGACCTGTCTCCCTAGCAGGAACCACACCGGAGGGGCGATGGCAGAAGGGCAGAACAGCACTGGCTGTATCTGCCTCAGTCCGCCCACGCCCAGCTCTGAGCCCAGTGGAAATGCTGTGGACAGACATGGGAGCCCAGCCCACACGGCTGGTTTTATAGCCCATGTAGAGCAAACATTCTCCACCCTGCGACAGCCTCACTGCTCTGCTCCTATCTCCCTGGGCATGAccctcctctttccttcccccagaAACACCCTGCCATGCTGACTACGCCCGAGCATACTGTGGATCTGCGGGGGGCTGCTGTGTCCTGGGCTCCCAAAGAGAAATCCAGCAAGAAGAACGTTCTGGAGGTGAGTCCGCTCAATGCAGTGTGGCTTTGGTGGTGTCCCCAGAGCCGGAGGGGTGGGTCGGGGAGAGATGTGTTGCCTTGGTAAAGAGGCTAAAATGAGTGGAAACATCAAGGCCTGGTCCGTGTGCAAACTGCATTAGTTAAACCAATGCAGACCATGTGTAGATGCTAACTTTGGTTTAAGGgtggtttattttggtttagctgaaCCCTGTTCCTGAACAACTTATGATTAGTCTTCATTACAAAATCACACCCCCGCCCCAGCTGACAACTCTGCCAGCAaagcccctggtgtagacacaacAATGCTGACAGAAGAGCATTCAGGGTGGTTGTGTAGCCTGGCCAGGTTGCGGGCCGAGCTGGGAGACTCCTGCTGCAGAGATGGCTCAGAGATGCAGCTAAATACAGGCGGAGGCctcagtgcagagccagggcttaGGACTGAGGGAGTCTAGTGCAAGGGATCCACCCCTCGAAGCCAGGCATCTTTCCCTCAGGACCTGTGAGCGCCGAAGACAAGGGCTGAGCTTGGGCCTACCTGGTCTGAGTCGATGGGAATTTGGGGTGCCCAAGGAGCAGAGACTTGAGCTGTAAAATTGCACAGAAGTCAAGGCCAACAGCAAGGGCCCTGTCACATGTGCATGTCTCAGCCCAGCCCACTGGTGCCTAATCGCTgttgtgccatggaaagaaactgCCCTTCTTCCCGTATGGACCCTCTGAAGGGCTGTCACATTGGGAGCTGGTGTGGGGTCAGTTTCCCCTTTGGCCGCTCGCGCTGGGGGCTGCACGGCACCTGTGTCATGCCAATaactcccaccctgcctctttcagcTGA
This window encodes:
- the ARHGAP27 gene encoding rho GTPase-activating protein 27 isoform X3 — protein: MAGARLQLAAGPPQACQEEENPTPVYVNIQELRQLSAVTDPSPPQHCPSSILADWETHTDTGSGHLFYYNSVTGETTWDSPFGCPEDGMSPAPSPLPSLAPSPAVAEWGQYVDDASGQVFFYNSVTGETSWELPPAADEPSTQEMQPAIAQYRPMDQRPPTPETDYPDLSPEELDGYPEEDYSPVGSYEQSTYPYLLPGRSPRHSAELSPSPGWCSQNNPEGQAFYPDHFTSDTVSVPGSHRRASSGSSQDSSPFASWHNCMPAILIQKEEKFKSLDKAGVLYRTKTADKGKRLRKNWSSSWTVLEGGILTFFKESKHLSSSSLKHPAMLTTPEHTVDLRGAAVSWAPKEKSSKKNVLELKTRDSSEFLIQHDSEPIVATWQKVIADSISKLSTEFPTHDENGNVGDFGVKDRLGNNKDEDKKNPASGPAVSSLGSESDTSKVRNRLRKLLQKRPPLQFLRERGYIKDQVFGCSLQALCEREHSTVPGFVQQCIQTVEHRGLDIDGLYRISGNLATIQKLRYKVDHDEHLDLDDGRWEDVHVITGALKLFFRELPEPLFPFSYFDKFITAIKIYDQAKRSKCIRDLVCSLPDANRDTMKVLFHHLCHVIDYKEQNRMSVQSVAIVFGPTLLRPETEEVNMAMHMVFQNQIVEHILNQYSYIFPDS
- the ARHGAP27 gene encoding rho GTPase-activating protein 27 isoform X2 — encoded protein: MDTHAPKALPRSRSRTLRLFSSSQACQEEENPTPVYVNIQELRQLSAVTDPSPPQHCPSSILADWETHTDTGSGHLFYYNSVTGETTWDSPFGCPEDGMSPAPSPLPSLAPSPAVAEWGQYVDDASGQVFFYNSVTGETSWELPPAADEPSTQEMQPAIAQYRPMDQRPPTPETDYPDLSPEELDGYPEEDYSPVGSYEQSTYPYLLPGRSPRHSAELSPSPGWCSQNNPEGQAFYPDHFTSDTVSVPGSHRRASSGSSQDSSPFASWHNCMPAILIQKEEKFKSLDKAGVLYRTKTADKGKRLRKNWSSSWTVLEGGILTFFKESKHLSSSSLKHPAMLTTPEHTVDLRGAAVSWAPKEKSSKKNVLELKTRDSSEFLIQHDSEPIVATWQKVIADSISKLSTEFPTHDENGNVGDFGVKDRLGNNKDEDKKNPASGPAVSSLGSESDTSKVRNRLRKLLQKRPPLQFLRERGYIKDQVFGCSLQALCEREHSTVPGFVQQCIQTVEHRGLDIDGLYRISGNLATIQKLRYKVDHDEHLDLDDGRWEDVHVITGALKLFFRELPEPLFPFSYFDKFITAIKIYDQAKRSKCIRDLVCSLPDANRDTMKVLFHHLCHVIDYKEQNRMSVQSVAIVFGPTLLRPETEEVNMAMHMVFQNQIVEHILNQYSYIFPDS